One Cucumis sativus cultivar 9930 chromosome 1, Cucumber_9930_V3, whole genome shotgun sequence DNA segment encodes these proteins:
- the LOC101205472 gene encoding uncharacterized protein LOC101205472 yields the protein MAAAAPPPAAAAAAAVAAEEGAILHEFTPPILLADKILRLAQEAVSLRQECVDLAKQVDKIYRMLQATVRLITTTTQPLYERPIRRIVADVSKNLDRAWSFVSKCRHGGFLRQVFSMTTIADFRKVSSLLESSIGDMKWLLSIFDSDGTVGLPPIASNDPTLAYIWPNIATIQMGSVRNRVEAANQLTLHTRGNDRNQKIVMEEGGVPPLLKLLKEYSSPDAQIAAANVLINVASVTDRVESIVNIPGVPIIVQVLNDSPMRVQIIVAKLVSKMAELSYLAQEEFARENVTKPLVTCLSIDMVLDDPKLQLGKPSFHSVVEINKELAGKNLNTSLNSSSTSSHSDSSSRGGNQRKEKEVESSEVKLQLKVNCAEALWRLSKGSLMNSRKITETKGLLCLAKIIENEGGELQYNCLMTVMEVTAVAESKPDLRHAAFKITSPAPKAVLDQLSRMIHRDSDPVLQVPAIKSIGSLARIFPAKESQIINLLVLQMKSMDMDVAIEAVIALGKFACPENYNCVAHSKSLIEFGGVPPLMKLLKQNDQAQVPGLILLCYLALSVGNSKVLEQAHALNAMKGMARLVFSHPDLHELYAKAIHHLTLYQAGAHHIHRHSFSP from the coding sequence ATGGCTGCCGCAGCTCCTCCTCcggctgctgctgctgctgctgctgttgCTGCTGAAGAAGGAGCAATTCTTCACGAGTTCACTCCTCCGATTCTGTTAGCCGATAAGATTCTGAGATTAGCTCAAGAAGCAGTTTCTTTAAGACAAGAATGCGTTGACTTAGCTAAACAAGTCGATAAAATCTACCGGATGCTTCAAGCCACCGTTCGTTTAATCACCACCACCACACAGCCGTTGTACGAACGCCCAATTCGCCGGATCGTGGCCGATGTCTCGAAGAATCTCGATCGTGCTTGGAGCTTTGTCAGCAAGTGCCGCCATGGTGGGTTTCTAAGGCAAGTTTTCTCGATGACTACCATCGCTGATTTTCGTAAGGTTTCTAGTCTTCTTGAATCTTCCATTGGTGATATGAAATGgcttctttcaatttttgattCCGATGGCACTGTTGGGCTGCCTCCGATTGCGAGTAATGACCCGACTTTAGCCTATATTTGGCCGAATATCGCCACAATCCAAATGGGTTCTGTTAGAAATCGGGTCGAAGCTGCAAATCAATTAACCTTGCACACTCGTGGGAACGATCGGAATCAAAAAATCGTAATGGAAGAAGGTGGCGTTCCGCCGTTGCTTAAATTGCTAAAAGAATACTCCTCCCCTGATGCCCAAATCGCCGCTGCTAATGTTCTTATTAACGTCGCTTCTGTTACCGATAGGGTTGAATCGATTGTTAATATTCCTGGGGTTCCGATTATTGTTCAAGTTCTTAATGATTCCCCTATGAGGGTTCAGATTATTGTTGCGAAATTGGTTTCCAAAATGGCGGAACTTAGTTATCTTGCTCAAGAAGAGTTTGCTAGAGAGAACGTAACTAAACCATTAGTTACTTGTTTATCGATTGATATGGTTCTTGATGATCCTAAGCTTCAATTGGGGAAACCCAGTTTTCATTCAGTGGTTGAGATTAATAAGGAGCTTGCTGgcaaaaatttgaatacttCACTGAATTCGTCTTCAACTTCTTCACATTCTGATAGTAGTAGCCGAGGGGGGAATCAGAGGAAGGAGAAAGAGGTTGAGAGCTCTGAAGTTAAGCTTCAGCTTAAAGTGAATTGTGCTGAAGCTCTTTGGAGACTCTCTAAAGGGAGCTTAATGAATAGTCGAAAAATTACCGAGACAAAAGGGTTGTTGTGTTTGGCGAAGATCATTGAGAATGAGGGAGGGGAGTTGCAATACAATTGCTTGATGACAGTTATGGAGGTTACAGCTGTTGCAGAGTCCAAACCTGACCTTAGACATGCTGCTTTCAAGATCACTTCACCGGCTCCAAAAGCTGTTCTCGATCAACTTTCGAGAATGATTCACAGGGATAGTGATCCAGTCTTGCAAGTTCCTGCTATTAAATCCATTGGTTCTCTTGCCAGGATTTTTCCTGCAAAGGAATCACAGATTATTAATCTTTTGGTTTTGCAAATGAAGAGTATGGACATGGATGTGGCCATTGAGGCTGTTATTGCATTAGGGAAGTTTGCTTGCCCTGAGAATTATAACTGTGTAGCACATTCGAAATCGCTTATCGAGTTTGGTGGTGTTCCTCCTCTAATGAAACTTTTAAAGCAAAATGATCAGGCTCAAGTTCCTGGTCTAATTCTGCTATGTTATCTTGCACTGAGCGTAGGTAATAGCAAGGTTTTAGAACAGGCTCATGCCTTGAATGCAATGAAGGGGATGGCTCGTCTTGTCTTCTCTCATCCCGACTTGCACGAATTATATGCCAAAGCCATACACCACCTTACTCTTTATCAGGCTGGAGCTCATCATATCCACAGACATAGTTTCTCACCCTAA